One genomic window of Pecten maximus chromosome 3, xPecMax1.1, whole genome shotgun sequence includes the following:
- the LOC117324560 gene encoding zinc finger protein 862-like has translation MSSGKRKTPCDGSVKSKKRTVLHYFSVSQRSDNNNDGTIDDSTTQSDGASVKNTEQSDIEITEYKPVDQTESSTSGRVFQSKWFSLFSWVTFNEEKNVMQCSLCLKHRKVNTLTEGTSNFRTSTLTRHADGKDHKAAVLAENMKSDFVTAIKNVTNEKENALSVAMRSVYWLAKENLPLHKHSSLMEFLKINDCPNIDKLSQGHVTYTSDSTANDMLETLASSIRGNINMMLTKSPFISIFADESTDIGMQKKLVVYARVLDPDTYKPSTHFIENVKIANGTGKAVAEALISCLEERDVPMSKVMGLGSDGAKVMTGKKEGVTGYLMRKNPMMLNFHCIAHRLALVSSQAASDVPYIKEFQETLTGMFYFFKASANRCEKLASIQSLLEEPTLKVREIHEVRWMSIYKAVESVYRTLDSLITLFANEKDAKAKGYSRKLANHKFIATTYMLMDILPIITEMCLVFQKTDLDVAMVQVSVDNCIATLEKYKNGDTLQNTYLGQLKEHLIETDGKMYFKGHLITKTPQDVNKNRVQFIESLIAKLNDRFPKKDSNIMYAYGVLGLRPISFLSKSDLEAWGNEKIEVLCTHFGTTQQHGEGETDPIIDTEKTKQEWNQLKPLVLNSGYPRDKLSVLWSLINSYHKDDFPNLLTLAGLALTAPIHTADCERGFSGQNRIKTSYRNRIKPSTVDDLLTVSLEGLPVKEFNFSESVKIWKAKKQRKIFS, from the coding sequence TGATGGGTCCGTGAAAAGTAAAAAACGAACTGTATTACACTATTTTTCGGTGAGTCAACGGTCAGATAATAACAATGACGGAACGATCGATGATTCCACAACGCAATCGGACGGTGCTTCAGTGAAAAATACGGAGCAATCCGACATTGAAATTACTGAATATAAGCCGGTGGACCAAACGGAATCATCGACATCGGGCCGCGTGTTTCAGAGCAAATGGTTTTCTCTCTTCTCATGGGTGACATTTAAcgaagaaaaaaatgtgatgcAGTGTAGTTTGTGTTTAAAGCATCGGAAAGTAAACACTTTGACCGAAGGTACGTCCAATTTCCGTACTAGCACTCTGACTAGGCATGCTGATGGAAAGGATCACAAGGCTGCGGTTTTAGCAGAAAATATGAAATCCGATTTTGTCACAGCAATTAAAAACGTtacaaatgaaaaagaaaatgcaCTGTCGGTAGCTATGAGGTCTGTTTATTGGCTTGCAAAGGAAAACTTACCCCTTCATAAACATTCAAGTTTGAtggaatttttgaaaataaacgaCTGTCCAAACATTGACAAACTATCTCAAGGGCATGTTACATACACTTCTGATTCAACAGCTAATGACATGTTGGAAACACTCGCATCATCAATTAGAGGTAACATAAACATGATGTTAACAAAATCACCATTTATCAGTATTTTTGCTGATGAGAGCACAGACATTGGCATGCAGAAGAAACTGGTAGTGTATGCTCGTGTGTTAGACCCGGACACTTATAAGCCCTCTACCCATTTCattgaaaatgtgaaaattgcAAATGGAACTGGAAAAGCTGTTGCAGAGGCATTAATATCTTGTTTGGAGGAAAGGGATGTTCCCATGAGTAAAGTTATGGGATTAGGGAGTGATGGGGCAAAAGTCATGACTGGTAAAAAGGAGGGTGTAACTGGTTATTTGATGAGGAAAAACCCAATGATGTTAAATTTCCACTGTATTGCACATAGACTTGCACTTGTCAGTTCTCAAGCAGCAAGTGATGTACCCTACATAAAAGAATTCCAAGAGACACTTACAggaatgttttatttctttaaagcatcTGCAAATAGGTGTGAGAAGCTGGCATCTATACAATCACTGTTAGAAGAGCCTACATTAAAGGTCAGGGAAATCCATGAAGTTCGATGGATGTCAATTTACAAAGCAGTTGAGTCAGTATATAGAACACTAGATTCTCTTATCACTTTGTTTGCAAATGAAAAGGATGCAAAGGCTAAGGGATATTCAAGGAAATTGGCCAACCACAAGTTCATTGCAACAACATACATGTTAATGGATATCCTTCCTATCATTACTGAAATGTGCCTAGTGTTCCAAAAAACTGACTTGGATGTTGCGATGGTACAGGTTTCTGTAGACAACTGTATTGCTACACTGGAGAAGTACAAGAACGGAGATACTTTACAGAACACATATCTTGGGCAGCTTAAGGAACACCTGATAGAAACTGATGGTAAAATGTACTTCAAAGGACATCTGATAACAAAGACGCCACaagatgtaaacaaaaacagagtACAATTTATTGAAAGCCTGATCGCCAAGTTGAATGACAGGTTCCCAAAGAAAGACAGTAACATCATGTATGCATATGGTGTCCTTGGATTGAGACCTATCTCATTTCTCAGCAAGTCAGATTTGGAGGCATGGGGTAATGAGAAGATAGAGGTCCTTTGCACACACTTTGGAACCACCCAGCAGCACGGAGAAGGGGAGACTGATCCTATAATTGATACAGAAAAAACTAAACAAGAATGGAACCAGCTGAAACCTCTTGTGCTCAATTCAGGGTATCCCAGGGACAAACTGTCTGTACTGTGGAGTCTTATCAACTCTTACCACAAGGATGATTTCCCCAACTTGTTGACCTTAGCTGGCCTGGCATTGACAGCTCCCATTCACACTGCTGACTGTGAACGTGGCTTTAGTGGACAAAACAGAATCAAAACTAGCTACAGAAACAGGATAAAGCCATCTACAGTTGATGACCTGTTAACTGTATCACTTGAAGGACTGCCAGTTAAAGAGTTTAACTTTAGTGAAAGTGTTAAAATCTGGAAGGcaaagaaacaaagaaaaatctTTTCCTAA